Proteins from one Syngnathus scovelli strain Florida chromosome 9, RoL_Ssco_1.2, whole genome shotgun sequence genomic window:
- the tent5aa gene encoding terminal nucleotidyltransferase 5A has translation MSESDSSSIESRLSETESDSVSVLSWEQVQRLDAILTETIPIHGRGNFPTLEMQPRQIVKVVRSRMEEKQIHVRDVRLNGSAASHILHEDSGLGFKDLDLIFCADMKGERDFQIVKDIVLDCLLDFLPDCVNKERITPLTLKEAYVQKMVKVCNDSDRWSLISLSNNRGKNVELKFVDSLRRQFEFSVDSFQIKLDSLLLFYECSENAMTATFHPTIMGESVYGDFGEALDHLRHKVICTRNPEEIRGGGLLKYCHLLVRGFLAASESEMKSLQRYMCSRFFIDFPDIGEQRRKLESYLQNHFVGLEDRKYDYLMTLHGVVNESTVCLMGHERRQTLGLIAMLAVRVLAEQNVIPNVANVTCYYQPAPYVADGNFSNYYIAQVQPVFACQQPAYSTWLPCN, from the exons ATGTCCGAGAGCGATAGTAGCTCTATCGAAAGCCGTCTTTCTGAAACAGAAAGCGACAGCGTCAGTGTTCTGAGTTGGGAGCAAGTGCAGCGTCTGGACGCGATTCTGACGGAGACCATCCCGATCCACGGACGGGGCAACTTCCCCACGCTGGAGATGCAGCCCCGACAGATTGTCAAAGTGGTGCGCAGCCGGATGGAGGAAAAGCAAATCCACGTCCGGGACGTTAGGTTAAATGGCTCTGCGGCCAGCCACATACTGCACGAAGACAGCGGACTGGGTTTCAAGGACCTCGATCTCATATTTTGCGCAGATATGAAAGGTGAACGGGACTTCCAGATTGTGAAGGACATTGTTCTGGACTGTCTCCTGGACTTTTTACCCGACTGTGTGAATAAAGAGAGGATTACCCCTTTGACGTTAAAG GAAGCCTACGTGCAGAAGATGGTGAAGGTGTGTAACGACTCGGACCGCTGGAGCCTCATCTCCCTCTCCAATAATCGGGGCAAGAATGTGGAGCTGAAGTTCGTGGACTCTCTTCGGCGACAGTTTGAGTTCAGTGTGGACTCCTTCCAGATCAAGCTGGACTCACTGCTGCTCTTCTACGAGTGCTCAGAGAACGCTATGACCGCAACCTTCCACCCTACCATTATGGGGGAGAGTGTGTATGGTGACTTTGGCGAGGCCCTGGATCATCTACGTCACAAGGTCATCTGCACCCGGAACCCGGAGGAGATCCGAGGTGGCGGCCTGCTCAAGTACTGTCACCTGCTGGTGAGGGGTTTCCTGGCGGCATCAGAGTCTGAGATGAAGTCCCTACAGCGTTACATGTGCTCTCGCTTCTTCATTGACTTCCCTGACATCGGCGAGCAGCGACGCAAGCTCGAGTCCTACCTTCAAAACCACTTTGTGGGCCTGGAGGACCGCAAGTACGACTACCTGATGACGCTCCACGGGGTGGTGAATGAGAGCACGGTGTGCCTCATGGGACACGAGAGGAGACAGACCTTAGGGCTCATAGCCATGCTGGCAGTGCGTGTTCTGGCTGAGCAGAACGTCATTCCCAATGTGGCCAACGTCACCTGTTACTACCAACCTGCTCCTTATGTGGCAGACGGTAACTTCAGTAACTACTACATAGCACAGGTACAGCCCGTGTTTGCCTGCCAGCAGCCTGCCTACTCCACCTGGCTGCCCTGTAACTGA